One window from the genome of Mauremys mutica isolate MM-2020 ecotype Southern chromosome 4, ASM2049712v1, whole genome shotgun sequence encodes:
- the KCNA4 gene encoding potassium voltage-gated channel subfamily A member 4, which yields MEVAMVSADSSGCNSHMPYGYAVQARARERERLAHSRAAAAAAVAAATAAVEGGASLGGGSYHHYHQVQSGGASSSHNGNASHSSLFQCQNSRRRKRGRKRSHYLGSRDCGASFPCSELLPLSGSEEKILKDLSEEEEEDEGEDEEDEEEGKFFYSDEDDVDEFSYLDQPPDDGGGGGPGGYSTVRYSEYECCERVVINVSGLRFETQLKTLAQFPETLLGDPAKRGRYFDPLRNEYFFDRNRPSFDAILYYYQSGGRLKRPVNVPFDIFTEEVKFYQLGEEAMLKFREDEGFVKEEEDKALPDNEFKKQIWLLFEYPESSSAARGIAIVSVLVILISIVIFCLETLPEFRDNKELILSLGLGKGLFNETLHLDGGGHTIFNDPFFIVETVCIIWFSFEFTVRWFACPSKAVFIKNIMNIIDIVSILPYFITLGTELAQQQGSNGQQAMSFAILRIIRLVRVFRIFKLSRHSKGLQILGHTLRASMRELGLLIFFLFIGVILFSSAVYFAEADEPSTHFQSIPDAFWWAVVTMTTVGYGDMKPITVGGKIVGSLCAIAGVLTIALPVPVIVSNFNYFYHRETENEEQTQLTQNAVSCPYLPTNLLKKFRSSSSSSTEGKSEYLEMEEGVKESLCVKEKKSQDTGNDSETEKKNCVNSKAVETDV from the coding sequence ATGGAGGTTGCAATGGTGAGTGCAGATAGCTCCGGCTGCAACAGCCACATGCCCTATGGATATGCCGTCCAGGCTCGGGCTCGGGAGAGAGAACGACTGGCACACTCGAGGGCAGCGGCAGCTGCGGCTGTGGCAGCGGCAACAGCGGCAGTAGAAGGTGGGGCCTCGTTAGGAGGTGGATCCTATCACCACTACCACCAGGTACAGAGTGGGGGGGCTTCCTCTTCTCACAATGGGAATGCATCACACAGCAGTTTGTTCCAGTGTCAGAACAGTAGAAGGAGGAAACGAGGAAGAAAGAGGAGCCACTATTTGGGTAGCAGGGATTGTGgggcctccttcccatgttcTGAGCTGCTGCCTCTCAGTGGCTCTGAAGAGAAGATACTGAAGGACTtgagtgaggaggaagaggaagatgagggggaggatgaagaggatgaggaggaagGAAAGTTCTTCTACAGCGATGAGGATGATGTGGATGAGTTTTCGTATTTGGACCAACCACCTGATGATGGTGGTGGCGGTGGCCCTGGGGGCTACAGCACAGTACGCTACAGCGAGTATGAGTGCTGcgaacgggtagtgatcaatgtgtCAGGACTGCGGTTCGAGACTCAGCTGAAGACCTTGGCTCAGTTCCCTGAGACATTGCTGGGTGATCCGGCAAAGCGGGGCAGGTACTTTGACCCACTCAGGAATGAGTACTTCTTCGATAGGAACCGGCCCAGCTTTGATGCCATCCTGTACTACTACCAGTCTGGGGGCCGTCTGAAGAGGCCAGTCAATGTGCCCTTTGATATCTTCACTGAGGAAGTGAAATTCTATCAGCTTGGGGAGGAGGCCATGCTCAAGTTCAGGGAGGATGAAGGGTTCGTCAAAGAGGAAGAGGATAAGGCTTTGCCCGACAATGAGTTCAAGAAGCAGATCTGGCTGCTGTTTGAGTACCCAGAGAGTTCAAGTGCAGCCAGGGGCATTGCCATTGTCTCTGTCTTGGTCATCTTGATCTCCATTGTCATCTTCTGTCTGGAGACTTTGCCAGAATTCAGAGACAACAAGGAGCTCATATTGTCCCtgggcttggggaaggggcttTTCAATGAGACTCTGCACCTGGATGGTGGGGGGCACACTATCTTCAATGACCCATTTTTCATTGTGGAGACAGTCTGCATCATCTGGTTCTCCTTTGAGTTTACAGTGAGATGGTTTGCCTGCCCCAGTAAAGCGGTCTTCATCAAGAACATCATGAACATCATAGACATTGTCTCCATCTTGCCTTACTTCATCACCCTGGGCACTGAGCTGGCCCAGCAGCAGGGCAGTAATGGTCAACAGGCTATGTCTTTTGCTATCCTGAGGATCATCCGTCTGGTCAGGGTGTTTCGCATCTTCAAGCTCTCCAGACACTCTAAGGGTTTGCAGATCCTAGGTCATACGCTCAGAGCCAGCATGAGGGAGCTGGGGCTCCTcatcttctttctttttattgGAGTCATTTTGTTTTCCAGTGCTGTTTACTTTGCAGAAGCTGATGAACCTTCCACTCATTTTCAAAGCATCCCAGATGCCTTTTGGTGGGCTGTAGTGACCATGACCACAGTTGGTTATGGGGACATGAAACCCATAACTGTGGGTGGGAAAATAGTCGGGTCCCTGTGTGCCATCGCGGGTGTGTTAACCATTGCTTTACCAGTGCCAGTGATTGTCTCCAATTTTAACTATTTCTATCACAGAGAGACTGAGAATGAAGAACAAACGCAACTGACACAAAATGCAGTCAGTTGTCCATACCTCCCAACAAATTTACTGAAGAAATTTAGAAGCTCATCTTCTTCTTCCACAGAGGGTAAATCAGAGTATTTGGAGATGGAAGAAGGAGTTAAAGAGTCTCTTtgtgtaaaggaaaaaaaaagtcaggacacaGGGAATGACAGTGAGACAGAGAAGAAAAACTGTGTAAATTCAAAAGCTGTGGAAACTGATGTGTAA